One Cucumis melo cultivar AY chromosome 8, USDA_Cmelo_AY_1.0, whole genome shotgun sequence genomic window, TCACACTAACTTTGCTGACTTCTAAGTACAACTTCTTGATAATAGATCTATATATTTGACAAATATAACAACAATCTTATAATAAACGCTTTATATAACAATGCTATACATAGTGTGAGAATTACTCTTTTTAAGACCTTAATGTGTTTGATTGAATTTCAAGATGATGGTGATAAAAAAACTGTACcatatgtttattatttttaataaacatctttaaaataattaattagtattaattaattaaccaaACTAATTTTTCCTTTGCACCATCGGAAGTGCTTTTAATGTTTGAAAAATACTAGAAAATTGCTTTTACTTCAATCTAACcacttttcattattttaaaagcCATGTAGGAAAAGCAGCCAATTAATTCTCTCAATTGTAATGTAATGCACAAATTCGAATATTTATTTGGTTGGTTAGATCCAATAAAATCACTTCCTTAATTAAGTTGATTTTGGCTTTCAAATTCATGTACATGGATTTTTTTGCTTTAATCATTTTAAATCAACTTTTGTGATGTTCACTCCACTAAACACAAAAGCGTAATCGATAAGATCTAATTCAAACCCAATAACATAAATTTGAGAATATTATTAGTAAAAGGAATgcactaattaaaatatatcaaatagAATGACAACTCTCATCCCATCAAAATAAATATCCATATCAACATTTTTGTGTTGTGCAGATGTAAAGGATTAATTATTTGATGGGATGTGACAcccatctttttctctttttcctccAAAGTAGATCAAATGAAACATGTGCTATGATAAAGGCATTAGCTTAGGTTAGCTGCGTGAAGAGAAAGCAAATAATTACATCATCCATAGGGACTAACAGGCTAAAAATGGAAATCAACACGCCAACGTTTGCCTTTTTTCAATTTGTGTTTTGTACACGTTAATATGTCTATCTTGTAAGATATGACACCACAATAGTGATCGGGTGAGTTACATAAGTCTAATCATATGAGTTTGATTCAGTAGCAATTGATATGGATTACCTCTTTAAAACTTgtatattctttttttcttaaaaaagtgTGAGGCTTTATTCTTTGCCTTTGATTCAAATCGGTCCGAGGAGTACAATTATGATGGCCTTTGGTGGTTGTAAATTTATTAGGAAGGGTTAGGACATGATCATATAAATTATTATGGATAATTTGATCGCAATGCAAATGTGAATGAGTTGAAAAATAATCTGTCAATCATGATGTATTTTATATGTTGGGAACTATATCTTAATACCTTTATTTTCTGTCACATCTCTAGAGGATAACAAATCTGCTTATATCTTAACAGTTTTGGTTTTATCTCATAATGAATCTTTGatctaaaaatattttctttcttattacTCTCCCTCATTTGTGATAACGATGGTCAAAAAGTAGTTGGTTCCCAGTGTTTTACACTTGAATAATGGTAATTTGTAATGACTCTATCAACTTCAACCATTCTTCTCTTGTGTACACTCTTCTGTCAAATGGGTCTCTCGAAAGTCATATATTAATTATCTGATCCACTATACTTATTCTAAATCTTGCTTGTTTTACAGTTTTCTTAGTTCAAAAATTGTATATCGAAAGTCAAATAATTGATATCTGTAATAGTAATTAATCTTCTGTACACTAAGTTGTAAAACCTAATTATTGCTTATGTTCCCATGATATACTTTCTTATCGATCACTTTACACATGTTAATTTCTTAACTATAACTAGTCATTTGTCATTTTCACGCACATTCGTCTCTCGACTTAATTCATATCACTCTAATTATTCCTAATTAATTGATACACCAacaaaattttctctttttacaaCATCTTTTTCTCAAATTGATTACACTTTTTCTTCTATCATgtgtttcttttcctttaattcACACAGTACTTTTGCTAATTCACATTTCCTTCTAGAATATTATCCTAACTTGTCATATTTCACTCGACCGGTTATTCTTCATAAATAATCAATATCTTTCTTTGAATACATTTTGATCAAGAAATATTCTTTCCTTGTAAACTAATAAATAAAACCACTTTAATTTTCTGAACATAAATGTGTGTGTATATGTGAGATAGGCAACATCCAATTTTTAGTCATATAGGAAAAACTAGTAAttaatactatatatatatatatatacatttttaatTAGAACAAtcatattaaataattaaagtaTATTGAGACTAATGCATATGGTGTTATATGGTTTTGAGAgagaattaaaattttgaatttactaattcaaatttgaaaagtTGACTCATGGTTGGTTAATTAGAATATGCCATATGTAAATATATACGTAAacgttacaaaaaaaaaaaaaaagaaaaagaaaagaagaattgAGCGTAAAGTATTGGATTGTAAATTGTAGTTTGAAAAGGACTCACgtggaaaataaataaataatttgaaatttaaatattctcaaaaaaagaaaaatatggagGAGATGTCCATTGCCACCTAACTAACCGTCGATTGCCAGATACTTTTGTACCCTTTCCACACGTGTGACCCAGTCACCGACATGTTTGGAGGGTTGATATTTTCGTATTAAAAACctataataatttgaaaaataacaaaaattacaaTTACATCCTCAAATTCAACTTCTAGAGTCGTTAGAAGTTGATCAAACGatgaaaattgaatttaaatattgtataatcAATACAATTTATTTGATCGTGTTAGTTTGATGtgtctaattttaaattttcgaaaaggtttgaaaacttaatttttaattcTAAAAGTTTAAGGTAATTGTAACTACCACCATATTTTAATGGTGAATTTTCTAATCTGTCCTAAAAATAATTGTCAAAATGAGTGTAATTTTGTAGTTAGAGATTGGATTTTCTAACTTCATACATTAGTACAATATTCACgatattaaaaattattagaTATGGGTTAACAATAGTTTAGCTCAACTTATACTTATATAtgttatataaaaaataaaaaataaataactagCACCTTTTACCTTAAATACAAAGATGGGTAGAAAGGAAAAACAGCCTAAATATTAGTTCAAATAATTTTtgtgaacttttttttatttataaaactaTTTATTGATATTGAATATCAACCTAAACCCTTAATCTAACTATTCTTGAAATATTGTCATAAAATcatgaaaaagaaattgaaaagttttaatttcaataattttttttaacaagttCAAAGTCATTCCAGACTATTGTAAAATAAAATGCTGTGTAATTTAGAAATatgaacaataataataacaataataaatgaaaaggtaatatttaattttagcaATAAATATAACCCATCAAACCCAACTTAGGACAAAACTAGAGTAACTATTCTAATAAATATCTTAATAAACTTATATAAAATCAAAGTTGAACTTACCTATTCATTTATAGTTCATCAAAAGTTCCTAGAAGTTTTAAAAGCATATTCAATATTAACAAATTTTGATTTAACTTCCctttcaaaaattaattaatccagtattatattcattatatatatatatatatatattataatgttTATTTGAAATACGGTtcagttttatttatttatttttttaatgatgaAAACGTAAAACAGACAGAAtttatgaaggaaaaaaaagggtGAGGAAATTGAGGGGAAAAAATGATGCTTTTATTGGATTCATTTCAACCAAACACGTAATAAAGACTCCTCACCGTCTTGGCTTAGCCAAACACTATGCGTAACGGCAACGGTAACGGTAACGTAATTGGATTGGACCAAACAAAAAACTAACCGCACCGCAAGACCGttaagaaaaagagagaaaaacagaGACTCCGTTTTGTTAGTGGGTCCCAGTCCAGTCACTTAGATAGAAAGGACACGTACTGTGTCACAAATAACATAACAACCGTAGCTGGAATCAACGATAGTCTTGCTTCCCCGAATATACGCATTTATCTACTTATTTATTcttgtttattgtttttcttttctacatTAAATTTTCCAATACCTCAAATTACATTCTTAACCTTAAATTAATTGCTTCAAATGTtcgttcaaaaaaaaaaaaaaaaattgggaaATTGTTATCAATACTAAAAcacaataaattaaattatttataaaaaaatacagtaaaaatttcaaatggataataaatgttcctatattttataattagttttgatattttgttattttttaaatgtttttttataaaatatgtggacaattacaataaattttaaaaaaagatgaCGTTGGATTAATTCTTTAGTGAAATTGGTGAATTTTGGTGAAATAATTAACTTGTGGATATTTTCTTCATGCGGGaatttattttaacaaaattcAAGAGTTGGAAAAAATATtaactttatatttttgttaaaaCGATAAATTGAAGACATGTTTGGATTAATCGTATggtaattaaaattatttttagagTTCTAAAATACTTTAGTAAGAAAAATTATTTCGATGAGTTCTTtacaaatttaataaaacttcGAAAGCTATTGATGGTTGATgttaaaatattttctataatttataattattttgatttatttttatatttaaaaacattttttaataatttaaaatgatttagaaaaaagaaataaaagaatttaGGACTCTCATAAAATGTTCACAAATATCACAAAATTTTATCGCCTATAAATAATGGTAGATATACAgtaattgaaaatattaatcTAAGCATGCTAAagtaattattaaatattaaatattaagaATTTTTGTTAAGGTTTGAAgtgatttattaaaatatattagcGTAATGGATAATTTTTAAAAGAGGAAGGatatttaaactaataataaaacAGAGTAAAATCCagatttttttctctctaatttattattattttgtttgaattttcattatttaattcgGGGTAGAAACTGGAGAATTTTCGCTTTTGTCTGctctcttctttctctctcatcTCTTTCATTCCCTTTAAAATGGCGTAAGAGGAAGAGAGCGGGAACGTGTATCGTACAGCTTCTCTTTGCTTTCTCTCCTCTTCACCCTTTCCTCCCCTTCACAACCTCAATCTCTTGCATTGAGATCTGCGCTTCCGTTTTCTGCCTTTCCATTTCTCCTCTCAAGCTTTCAGGTTCCATTTCTCAACTCTAGATCTTCGATCTCTCCACCGGTTTCATTTTCTTGCTTCTTGCTTCTCGCCATATTTCTTTACTTCTGGAGATCCTCTCTTGGAATGAGTTCTTTTTATTCttgtttgttgtattttgtttgtttgctaTCTACCTCCTTGCGGTGTTATTTGTAAGCTTTTTAATGGAGTTACTGTAGCGTATGACTGATTTTGACTGTTTTTGAAGTATATTGTGATTAATGGAGTTTATTTTCTATGAAATATATCTGAGTTTATTCTACCTCATTTGCATGGAAGATGCTGGTATGTTAGATCCAGGCGAtcgttgttttgttttgtttcttttgctCTAGTTTGTTGCTGGTAATCTGCTTATGAATGCATTTTGAATCTTTGGTTATACAATAAGAGGCGTTGTGAACGTCGATAACTGTTACTCTGCTTAGATGCCTTCCCGAGAAAAGAGGCAGAGTTAAATGAGAAACTAAGTAGGTAGTTCAAACGAGAAGCGTAAGGAGAATAtagaaaagagagaatgaatTCCTACTTGAACGTTTGATGGAACTTTTTCGTTTCTGGAGGTTATGAATCATATGGAAAAGTTATGGATGTTGTAGTCTAGTCGAGAAGCACGTGGTCCTTGGATCTATCGTCTTTAACTCTACCTAAATTCAATATATAAGGCTgttcttttttaaaatctttttccTTAGGGCGATGTCAATTTCTACGTGCGTTTTGTTAAATACCTGTGATGTTGATGGAGCTGCTGATATTTTGGTTAGCGTTCAATGACAATGTTCATTAATTTCCTAATCTAAGCAATCGTGTCCCCATTTGTGAATGAATAATACCTATGAAGATGACGGCAGCGGTGATGTGACTTTGTATTCTGTGTTCCTTTGAATGCCTCTGCTTGGATTCTTGTTTTGGTTGGTCTTTCTTGATTAGAGATCCTGATTTCTTACTTGTGAAAGTGCAAGTTGATGTTGCAATATATGTTAGTACTCTGTCTTCTTCTATGATTACGAGTATGTTGACTGGCTGAATCTGATAAATCTGTGAAAGATTACGATGAACGTCGTTCTATTATCTTCGCTTTCCATTGTTAATGTTTCACGAGCTTTTGGATAGCGTTTgatgtttaatattttaaataagcACTTCTGATTGCGTTTTTGTTTTCTTAGAGTTCCATTCATGTATTAGAGATCAAGCTTTTCCTTGAACCATTATTTTACATGCCATTCAGTATTTCTTAATATGTTCAGTCATTTCTTTTATGATATGATGATCAGTGTAAACTCAATGGTGCAAGGCACTTGTTACATCCTTGGGACATGTAAATTTATTTCAAACGTCATTTTCTGATTATACCGGTCTGCATAAGTATTGATGTGGAATGAATAATGTGCTTGGAATGTATGCTTTAAAGAGATTCTTAAGATACACTATTGAACTGAACTTTCTTTTGAAAGTAAATGTGCTGAAATGCTGCTTACGCTTCCAGGTTGCTGTTATGGCTCCTTCAAATGGAACAACAAACAATGCCCATCCTTCCCCACACCCACCATTGAATGAGAGAATACTATCATCCATGACTAGGAGATCTGTTGCTGCACATCCTTGGCATGATCTTGAAATAGGTATGCAATATACCTCACTGCCATTTATTATAcctttttatgtggatgacaATTTATAGTTAGAACGAGCTACTAATTGACATATCTCTTATTCTCTATTTCAGGACCTGATGCTCCCAAGATTTTCAATTGTGTAAGGATGGTGTCCTGAATTCCATAATATAATacattgttttctttaaaatgatTGTAGTAGTATGtgatataatttcatgagagtgCCATAAGGTTTGAACCATAAGAACTTTATAGTTGGATATTGACATTACTCAAGTGGTAGAtcagtttttttaattttttttcatgttttcttcttcttatattAGTACCTTAGCTTAGACTTCTGAATTTTCACAAAAAGTTCAGAATATTGATGCATAAATTGATGAATCTTGATTAATCTTCATCATGCAGGTTGTTGAAATAGGAAAGGGAAGCAAAGTGAAGTATGAACTTGACAAAAAAACTGGTCTGATCAAGGTAACAATAAGCTGACTTGTATTTTGTGTTAGATTTTAGCTGTCCTTCAGTTCAATAAAACAGCCCACATTTATTCAGGTCGATCGGATTCTTTACTCATCTGTTGTGTACCCACACAACTATGGCTTCATTCCTCGAACTCTTTGTGAGGACAACGACCCCATGGATGTCTTGGTCATCATGCAGGTACACTACAATTGTTTCTTTAAAGGAAGTTGCACTTGTAATAATATGCCGACTATTTCACCTCATGTTCTTCTAAAATATTTTCAGGAGCCAGTTCTTCCTGGATGTTTTCTGAGGGCTAAAGCAATAGGCCTCATGCCTATGATCGACCAGGTAACTCTTCTCGATTAATGATTCCCTTTTGTTCTTAAATACGAGAGGtctaattataattattacaGGGTGAAAAAGATGACAAGATCATAGCAGTTTGTGCTGATGATCCTGAATATCGTCACTACAATGACATCAAGGAGCTCCCACCGCATCGATTGGCTGAGATTCGCCGCTTCTTTGAAGACTGTATCCTAAAATTAGTTTGATAATTTACAATGCTAATCTAATCAATCCTTGTAACTTTTCTATCCTCATCTTGTAATGCTTCCTTGACGAGCCATACAGACAAGAAGAATGAGAACAAGGAGGTAGCTGTGAATGACTTTCTGCCAGCCGCTGATGCCTTCATGGCCATCAAACACTCGATGTAAGCAATTCTTATCCTGAGGCAACCAATAGATATCCATTGTCATTTTTTAACTGAATTACATTGTTACACATCAACACCAATACCAATGAGAGCTTCGATTTGAGGAATGAATGAGTGATTGTATTTGTTCATTTTTCTGTGCAGGAATCTCTATGCAGACTACATAGTGGAGAGCTTGAGGCGGTAGAGTCACACCTCAAGGCAAATTGGTAATAGTGATTAACATTCAcatcatataatatatatatatataatacattgGAAGCCTTCATTCGAAGTTGAGGAAAGAGATTAGTATCTCTATGGTTTTTGTCGATATGCATGCTTTCATACTTGGAATTTACACTGCTTTGTGTTAGgaggaagaaaaaagatgatGCCGATAAATTGATTGTATCAATGATTGAATCAAAATATGTTACACAGCGATCATACTAGTCTTAGGGTAATggctatattttttaattttttttttcctttaaaagttaaaaagtcTATTGTAATGAATCAATCTAAATACTTCTATATTCTACTACTAGTCTTGGTGAGTTCCATCACCATAGTTCCTACTTCCTATCagctcttttctttttccctttttccctTATCATGATAACAATGAAGTCAACTACAAGTCATTCGTTTGGTTAATAACTCTCTAATTTAATGGTACAAATTTGATACCAGAATAATCTTGTAGGCGAAAATATAATTAGGAAATAGGGATTTGAACTCCCAAGGCGTTCCTAGAAATCAGATTGTATGTTTTGAGTTAACCGAACGATACCATTTGTTTAACTAATTCATATGTTGTGAAATATAATTCGATGTTGTTTtgtcttttttaatatttttaattttgcttttttattagcTATTTTAAGTATTGACAACGGGAATTACGCTTGTACAGTAAATGTTGTTGAGTTTTAATTTGACTGAATTGTACAAAGATAGATGTCTAAATGATTGATTGAGCATGATCACCATGCTgcataaattattaaatttcttgtgtttttttaaaaaaagttctaaATAATTTGTAAGGTT contains:
- the LOC103490010 gene encoding soluble inorganic pyrophosphatase 4, whose amino-acid sequence is MAPSNGTTNNAHPSPHPPLNERILSSMTRRSVAAHPWHDLEIGPDAPKIFNCVVEIGKGSKVKYELDKKTGLIKVDRILYSSVVYPHNYGFIPRTLCEDNDPMDVLVIMQEPVLPGCFLRAKAIGLMPMIDQGEKDDKIIAVCADDPEYRHYNDIKELPPHRLAEIRRFFEDYKKNENKEVAVNDFLPAADAFMAIKHSMNLYADYIVESLRR